The proteins below come from a single Methanobrevibacter millerae genomic window:
- a CDS encoding class I adenylate-forming enzyme family protein encodes MLNITTFLDANSKRLDKKVLYNPRSSEEYTSAEILSIVSEIGRQLKSNNVQEGDRVIIYLNNSCEYLFSLFAIWRIGAIAIPANRVFTSSELDYIIHDSQAKLVITDDEAEAKLDICTYVPKNISEYKNCEVLEAANTDWDDLCQLQYTSGTTGKPKGAMLTHGNYFTAIHNECDVLTLKQDDVFLGIYPMAHVGLSWAISALRAAAYYIMIEQFDLDEYLELCEKEKVTVLTGMPPVIHSLTTMDKTKELSTVREIISGGGPLHKKIWKEFHETYGIPIINAYGLSESIVIGTGTVIRPEDYREADRFESVGHPVCFSEVKIVDEDDSTKTLEKYEQGEIALRGPAIAKGYWRREKQTIESFLDDGWFLTGDIGYLDEDNRLFITDRKKDMIVMSGWKIYPTEVEEVLIKYPKLKEIAIFSIDDCHRGEIPAAAVVWENEPDHEGLISFARENLSRYKVPRQIYDLDELPRVNGWKLLRRELRNMFKP; translated from the coding sequence ATGTTAAATATTACCACATTTCTCGATGCAAATTCAAAAAGACTGGATAAAAAGGTATTGTATAACCCAAGAAGCAGTGAGGAATACACCTCCGCGGAAATATTGTCAATAGTCAGTGAAATAGGACGTCAGTTAAAGTCAAATAATGTGCAGGAAGGCGATAGGGTAATCATTTATCTGAACAATTCATGCGAATATCTCTTTTCACTGTTTGCAATATGGAGAATCGGCGCAATAGCCATTCCGGCAAATAGAGTATTCACCTCCTCGGAACTGGATTACATCATTCACGACTCACAGGCAAAGCTTGTGATTACCGATGATGAAGCCGAAGCGAAACTGGATATCTGCACATACGTTCCGAAAAACATTAGTGAATATAAAAATTGCGAAGTTCTGGAGGCAGCAAATACCGATTGGGATGATTTGTGTCAACTGCAGTACACCTCAGGAACAACCGGAAAACCTAAAGGCGCAATGCTAACCCATGGAAATTATTTCACTGCAATCCATAACGAATGTGATGTATTGACCCTGAAGCAGGACGACGTGTTTTTAGGAATTTATCCGATGGCTCACGTTGGCCTTTCATGGGCGATATCAGCCCTAAGGGCAGCGGCATACTACATAATGATTGAACAGTTCGATTTGGACGAGTACCTTGAATTATGTGAAAAAGAGAAAGTAACCGTCTTAACCGGAATGCCTCCTGTAATACACTCCCTTACGACAATGGACAAGACAAAAGAGCTTTCAACCGTTCGTGAAATAATAAGCGGAGGAGGACCGTTGCACAAAAAGATATGGAAAGAGTTCCATGAAACCTACGGAATACCAATCATTAACGCCTACGGACTGTCTGAAAGTATTGTAATCGGAACCGGAACAGTAATAAGACCTGAAGATTATCGTGAAGCTGACAGATTTGAAAGTGTAGGGCATCCTGTCTGCTTTTCAGAAGTTAAAATCGTGGATGAAGACGATTCAACGAAAACCCTTGAAAAATATGAGCAGGGAGAAATTGCACTTAGAGGGCCTGCAATTGCAAAAGGATATTGGAGAAGAGAAAAACAGACCATTGAATCATTTTTAGATGACGGATGGTTTTTAACCGGAGACATCGGTTATTTGGATGAAGATAACCGTTTATTCATTACCGACCGCAAGAAAGACATGATTGTAATGAGCGGATGGAAAATCTACCCAACAGAAGTTGAGGAAGTTCTAATCAAATATCCTAAACTTAAGGAAATAGCTATTTTTAGTATCGATGACTGTCACAGGGGAGAAATACCTGCAGCAGCAGTCGTTTGGGAAAATGAACCAGATCATGAAGGTTTGATAAGTTTTGCCCGTGAAAACCTCTCCAGATATAAGGTTCCACGTCAAATCTATGATTTGGATGAACTTCCAAGAGTTAACGGCTGGAAATTGCTTAGAAGAGAACTGAGAAACATGTTCAAGCCATAA
- the argB gene encoding acetylglutamate kinase — translation MKDIDVLIEALPYIKKFHKKKILIKYGGHAMIDDNAMSSTARDTVLLKYVGMKPIIVHGGGPEISRSMDKLGKEPEFIQGLRVTDEETMEIIEMVLVGKISTEIVSQLIKHDGDAISLSGKDSSLIFAHKKGAKKIDGSDEEVDLGLVGEVDNINTNLLELFVENNYIPVISPVGIAQDGTSLNLNADTAAGEIASSVGAEKLIILTDVPGVLRDPNDQNSLIQKIRICEIPQLIEDGVISGGMIPKIETCVKAIENGVKSCHIIDGRIEHSLLLEIFTTNGIGTMIFE, via the coding sequence ATGAAAGATATAGATGTTTTGATTGAAGCTTTACCATATATCAAAAAGTTTCATAAAAAGAAAATTTTAATCAAATATGGAGGACATGCAATGATAGATGATAATGCAATGTCCTCAACTGCTCGTGATACTGTTTTACTCAAATATGTCGGAATGAAACCGATTATTGTCCACGGAGGAGGTCCTGAAATCTCCCGTTCAATGGATAAACTAGGCAAAGAACCGGAATTCATTCAAGGATTGAGGGTTACTGATGAAGAGACAATGGAAATTATCGAAATGGTTCTCGTCGGTAAGATAAGTACTGAAATCGTATCTCAATTAATAAAGCATGATGGGGATGCCATAAGCTTATCTGGTAAGGATTCCAGCCTGATTTTCGCTCATAAGAAAGGAGCAAAGAAAATCGATGGTTCGGATGAAGAGGTTGACCTTGGTTTGGTTGGAGAAGTTGATAATATTAACACCAATCTATTGGAATTATTCGTTGAAAACAACTATATTCCGGTCATATCTCCTGTTGGTATTGCCCAGGACGGAACAAGCCTTAACCTTAATGCGGACACTGCAGCCGGTGAAATTGCAAGCTCTGTAGGTGCTGAAAAATTAATCATTTTAACCGATGTTCCAGGAGTCCTAAGAGACCCTAACGACCAGAATTCCCTTATTCAGAAAATCAGGATTTGTGAAATTCCTCAGCTGATTGAAGACGGTGTCATCTCCGGTGGAATGATTCCTAAAATCGAAACCTGCGTTAAGGCAATTGAAAACGGTGTAAAATCATGCCATATCATTGACGGACGTATAGAACATTCCCTTTTGCTTGAAATCTTCACTACCAATGGTATTGGCACCATGATTTTTGAATAG
- a CDS encoding DUF998 domain-containing protein: MKSKVAGIVFIIGSVYYLIAEAICATFFNASFLNTYVFHTISELGIPGADSPLSLLMNSAFVLIGLTLLFGNFYKFKDFIIKNKTVFYILTLITSLGVIIVGFIHGGNPLTSGYHTLGAVMAILGGNILLVIIARSMNEFANFQKITLTLALIGLAAFWIMFFSMDNVYMPVLERLSVYTLVVWSFIAGVYLIEK; this comes from the coding sequence ATGAAATCTAAAGTTGCAGGAATCGTTTTTATCATCGGTAGCGTATACTATCTGATTGCTGAAGCAATTTGTGCAACTTTTTTCAACGCTTCTTTTTTAAATACATATGTTTTTCACACGATTTCAGAGCTTGGAATTCCAGGAGCCGATTCACCATTATCATTACTTATGAACTCCGCTTTTGTTTTAATTGGTTTGACCTTGCTTTTCGGCAATTTTTATAAATTCAAAGATTTCATAATCAAAAACAAAACTGTATTTTACATTTTAACATTAATTACCTCTTTAGGCGTTATTATCGTGGGATTCATCCATGGAGGAAACCCTCTGACATCAGGCTATCATACCCTGGGTGCTGTAATGGCAATCCTTGGAGGAAACATTTTATTGGTCATTATTGCCCGATCAATGAATGAATTCGCTAATTTCCAAAAAATCACATTAACGCTTGCATTAATTGGTCTGGCTGCATTTTGGATAATGTTTTTCAGTATGGACAATGTTTACATGCCTGTTTTGGAACGCCTCTCAGTTTACACTCTTGTTGTCTGGTCATTTATAGCTGGAGTTTACCTCATTGAAAAATAA